A region of Pyxidicoccus trucidator DNA encodes the following proteins:
- a CDS encoding DUF6531 domain-containing protein, whose product MMPAVKHLDPVLGVDIHFIITPPGPVVPIPHPHIGIVFDPFDYLPIIGATVKVNGLPRAQAGTGGRTLPPHFPIGGVFAKPPGNENETFMGSSTVVVDEEPFTYMLLPVLSCQDIGMPSPPRKKGPGAKTLQLPTSIALSIPAGPPVIVGGPPTISLSVMAGKLAMGVLGKGLKKLRKAQKASRRMKALSQRLHRKAARVMNKLGLGKRARDWTHKKLCSMTGHPVDVVTGRVVTEATDWELPGPIPLRFTRHYSSSLGWRDTAVGYGWSHSLDLAVWEEPGRVVYRAEDGRELEFNTASLPRQRMPVQTELYDPVNRLTLRREAEQRWEVESAEGLTHELRGVPGERQAGVCRVVRTRNRVGHSVEYEYDGQGHLRWVRDSAGRRVLFECDAAGHLLRVALPHPREPGQVTHNRYVYSESGHLLEAQDALGQATRYAYEGGVLVRETDRTGLSFHFEYDGQGPDAWCVRTWGDGDIFNHRLRYDRKAGVTEVTDSLGHTTTYASDGRGVVVREVDALGGEKRKEYDEALRLVAETDALGLATFYEYDARGNRTKVVGPDGASVVLRYNGHNLPEEATDANGGVWRWRYDVRGQLLEETNPLKEARRYEYEGGLLAAEVGAGGERTEYAYDAQCNPIRVRFPTGAQVRLEHDRRGRRTSLRDARGGTERVQYDLLNRPVRVEGPGRDTWESRYDAEGNLLEVKGPLRQVRMGYAGFHWPAFREEAGTRLGMTHDAEGRLVEVKNEAGEVYRYTRDELGRVASEEGFDGATWHYVYDAAGRISKATQPSGRTRHFSYDEAGRLTRVDYGDGTFRAFRYRPDGALLEAENESGKVALERDALGRVVSEKQADGEVTSRYSSAGHRVEVESTLGAHQKLLRDALGAVSGVTYSSPGRAEWTVRMERDAGGLEVTRWMPGGVVAAWKHDEAGLPTERRTLVGGRKEAQRTWRWRPEGQLAAMSDTAHDRATEYFHDIRGRLVGERRPDGSLQHRAMDAVGNLYRTRERQDRRYGPGGRLLEADGTRYEYDADGNLTEKQTAQGTWRYGWNGAGLLHEVQRPDGQRVLLGYDALDRRTQKVVLGAEGAGPVAASKREVRFVWDGHVPLHEVASAEGVTTWLFEPDSFSPMAREDATGRYSVVTDHLGAPTEMYDELGQLAWRMQLDAFGVGRSDVAVRHCPWRWPGQYEDEETGLLYNRFRYYDAEAGRYISQDPLGLAAGPRLYGYPEDPLSATDPLGLSKCGDAAKGALQAFGGLSRAGEFGLKSYGQLGKAIKGTGLQAHHLLEKRFAKVMNEKARQMVSVAVTPTEHQVFTNAWRALIPYGTKGTGAANPEMVRDAARQIYSSYPGILKALGL is encoded by the coding sequence ATGATGCCCGCGGTGAAGCATCTCGACCCGGTGCTGGGAGTGGACATCCACTTCATCATCACTCCGCCCGGCCCGGTGGTGCCCATTCCCCACCCGCATATTGGAATCGTGTTCGACCCGTTCGACTACCTGCCCATCATCGGTGCCACGGTGAAGGTGAACGGGCTGCCGCGAGCGCAAGCGGGCACGGGCGGTCGCACGCTGCCTCCGCACTTTCCCATTGGAGGGGTCTTCGCCAAGCCTCCAGGGAATGAGAACGAGACGTTCATGGGCAGCTCCACCGTGGTGGTGGATGAAGAGCCCTTCACCTACATGCTGCTGCCGGTGCTGAGCTGCCAGGACATCGGCATGCCGTCGCCGCCGCGCAAGAAGGGGCCGGGAGCGAAGACGCTGCAGCTGCCCACCTCCATCGCGCTCTCCATCCCCGCGGGGCCGCCCGTCATCGTGGGAGGCCCCCCCACCATCTCCCTGTCGGTCATGGCGGGGAAGCTGGCGATGGGAGTCCTGGGCAAGGGACTCAAGAAGCTCCGCAAGGCGCAGAAGGCCAGCCGGAGGATGAAGGCCCTGTCCCAGCGCCTGCACCGCAAGGCGGCCCGGGTGATGAACAAGCTGGGCCTGGGCAAGCGCGCCCGCGACTGGACCCACAAAAAGCTCTGCTCCATGACGGGGCACCCGGTGGACGTGGTGACGGGACGGGTGGTGACGGAGGCGACGGACTGGGAGCTGCCGGGGCCCATTCCGTTGCGGTTCACGCGTCACTACTCCTCCAGCCTGGGGTGGCGGGACACGGCCGTGGGGTACGGGTGGAGCCACTCGCTGGACCTCGCTGTCTGGGAGGAGCCCGGGCGCGTGGTGTACCGGGCGGAGGACGGGAGGGAGCTTGAGTTCAACACCGCGAGCCTTCCCAGGCAGCGGATGCCGGTGCAGACGGAGCTGTATGACCCGGTGAACCGGCTGACGCTGCGACGGGAGGCGGAGCAGCGCTGGGAGGTGGAGTCGGCGGAAGGCCTCACTCATGAGCTGCGGGGCGTTCCCGGGGAGCGGCAGGCCGGCGTGTGCCGGGTGGTACGCACGCGCAACCGGGTGGGCCACTCGGTGGAGTACGAGTACGACGGGCAAGGGCACCTGCGGTGGGTGCGGGACAGCGCGGGCCGGCGGGTGCTCTTCGAGTGCGACGCGGCGGGACACCTGCTCCGGGTGGCACTGCCGCATCCGCGCGAGCCGGGACAGGTGACACACAACCGCTACGTGTACTCGGAGTCAGGGCACCTGCTGGAGGCGCAGGACGCCCTGGGCCAAGCCACGCGCTACGCCTACGAAGGTGGCGTGCTGGTCCGGGAGACGGACAGGACGGGGCTGTCCTTCCACTTCGAGTACGACGGCCAGGGACCGGATGCCTGGTGCGTGCGCACTTGGGGGGACGGGGACATCTTCAATCACCGACTGCGCTACGACAGGAAGGCCGGCGTCACCGAGGTGACGGACTCGCTGGGCCACACCACCACGTACGCGTCGGACGGGCGCGGCGTGGTGGTGAGGGAGGTGGACGCGCTGGGCGGGGAGAAGCGCAAGGAGTACGACGAGGCGCTGCGGCTGGTGGCGGAGACGGACGCACTGGGCCTCGCCACCTTCTACGAGTACGACGCGCGCGGCAACCGCACGAAGGTGGTGGGTCCGGACGGGGCCTCAGTGGTGCTGCGCTACAACGGCCACAACCTGCCCGAGGAGGCCACTGATGCGAACGGTGGCGTCTGGCGTTGGCGTTACGACGTACGGGGACAGTTACTGGAGGAAACCAACCCCCTGAAGGAGGCGCGGCGCTACGAATACGAGGGCGGCCTGCTGGCGGCGGAGGTGGGTGCGGGCGGCGAGCGGACGGAGTACGCGTACGACGCGCAGTGCAACCCCATCCGTGTGCGCTTTCCTACCGGGGCGCAGGTGCGCCTGGAGCATGACAGGCGAGGCCGGAGAACCTCCCTGCGAGACGCGCGCGGTGGAACGGAGCGGGTGCAATACGACCTGCTGAACAGGCCCGTGCGAGTCGAGGGGCCCGGCCGCGACACCTGGGAGAGCCGCTATGACGCGGAGGGCAATCTCCTGGAGGTGAAGGGGCCACTGCGGCAGGTGCGCATGGGTTATGCGGGCTTCCACTGGCCTGCCTTCCGCGAAGAGGCGGGCACCCGACTGGGCATGACCCACGACGCCGAGGGCCGCCTGGTGGAAGTGAAGAACGAGGCGGGCGAGGTGTATCGCTATACGCGGGATGAGCTGGGCCGCGTCGCGAGCGAGGAGGGCTTCGACGGGGCCACGTGGCATTACGTGTACGACGCGGCGGGCCGGATTTCGAAGGCCACCCAGCCCAGCGGACGGACTCGGCACTTCTCCTACGACGAGGCCGGGCGGCTGACACGGGTGGACTACGGCGACGGGACCTTCCGCGCCTTCCGCTACCGGCCGGACGGAGCGCTGCTGGAGGCGGAGAACGAGTCAGGCAAGGTGGCGCTGGAGCGGGACGCGCTGGGACGGGTGGTGTCGGAGAAGCAGGCGGATGGCGAGGTGACGTCACGCTACTCGTCGGCCGGTCACCGGGTGGAGGTGGAGAGCACCCTGGGGGCCCACCAGAAGCTGCTGCGGGATGCACTGGGCGCGGTCAGTGGCGTGACGTACAGCTCGCCGGGCCGGGCGGAGTGGACCGTCCGGATGGAGCGGGACGCGGGCGGGCTGGAGGTGACGCGGTGGATGCCCGGCGGTGTGGTCGCCGCCTGGAAGCACGACGAGGCCGGCCTTCCCACCGAGAGACGGACTCTCGTTGGTGGGAGGAAGGAAGCTCAACGCACGTGGCGCTGGCGCCCCGAGGGGCAGCTGGCGGCCATGTCGGACACGGCGCACGACCGAGCCACCGAGTACTTCCACGACATCCGGGGACGGCTGGTGGGGGAGCGAAGGCCGGACGGCAGCCTCCAGCACCGCGCCATGGACGCGGTGGGCAACCTCTACCGCACCCGAGAGCGGCAAGACAGGCGCTATGGACCGGGCGGGCGGCTGCTGGAGGCGGACGGTACCCGTTACGAATATGACGCCGACGGCAACCTGACGGAGAAGCAGACGGCCCAGGGAACCTGGCGCTATGGATGGAACGGGGCGGGCCTGCTGCACGAGGTGCAACGGCCGGATGGCCAGCGTGTGCTCCTGGGCTATGACGCGCTGGACAGACGCACCCAGAAGGTGGTGCTGGGCGCGGAAGGAGCAGGCCCCGTGGCCGCCTCCAAGCGCGAGGTGCGCTTCGTGTGGGACGGGCACGTGCCCCTGCACGAGGTGGCTTCAGCTGAGGGAGTCACGACGTGGTTGTTCGAGCCGGACAGCTTCTCCCCGATGGCGCGGGAGGACGCGACTGGGCGCTACTCGGTGGTGACGGACCACCTGGGTGCGCCAACCGAGATGTACGACGAACTGGGTCAGCTCGCCTGGCGGATGCAGTTGGATGCCTTCGGGGTGGGAAGGTCCGACGTCGCCGTTCGTCACTGCCCCTGGCGCTGGCCTGGCCAGTACGAGGATGAGGAGACGGGCCTCCTCTACAATCGCTTCCGCTACTACGACGCAGAGGCTGGGCGCTACATCAGCCAGGACCCGCTAGGGCTGGCGGCAGGGCCTCGTCTTTACGGCTACCCCGAAGATCCACTCTCTGCCACCGATCCCTTGGGGCTGAGCAAATGTGGTGATGCCGCGAAGGGTGCGCTACAAGCCTTCGGTGGGCTTTCTCGGGCGGGCGAGTTCGGCCTGAAGTCCTACGGGCAACTCGGCAAGGCGATCAAGGGGACCGGTCTCCAGGCGCATCACCTGCTCGAGAAGCGCTTTGCGAAGGTTATGAACGAAAAAGCGCGTCAGATGGTGTCTGTTGCGGTTACGCCGACGGAACACCAAGTATTCACGAATGCGTGGCGGGCGCTGATTCCCTACGGAACAAAGGGAACAGGCGCAGCGAATCCTGAGATGGTTAGGGATGCCGCGCGGCAAATATACTCATCGTACCCCGGGATATTGAAGGCGCTGGGCCTATGA
- a CDS encoding type VI secretion system Vgr family protein, whose product MVARSSFLSSTAVFRFEVTGCAAELRVTRFSGQEALSGLFEFHLELASTSPALDFDSIVGKPALLTVLGDKGPRSVHGMVCRFEQVQALPRYTLYRATLVPQVWRLRHRQDCRIFQGMTTPDILKKVLAAAGIAGDQYRVALSGSYEPRDYCVQYRESDWAFMSRLMEEDGIFYFFEHSPDGHVLVMGDAASAFKAIPAELIPFRHSTGMVTDGDHVERFRFTEEVQPGQVALRDFNFKRPNMPMEVKGTGAKDADLEVYDYPGEYQLPGRGSPAKGATLAQVRMEEWQALRVEGHGESDCERFVPGGMFTLTGHARKLFNRRHLLTGVAHEGYQPQVLEEESGVGGQLSYSNHFSCLPEDVPYRPARVTPKPVVRGIQTAIVVGPSGEEIYTDEFGRVKVQFHWDREGKRDEKSSCWVRVSQPWGGEAWGGMFIPRIGQEVVVDFIEGDPDRPLITGRVYNGINPTPYPLPDEKTKSTLRTNTSPGGQGFNELRFEDKKGAEQVFIHSQRNMDVHVKHDSMENILNDRHQTIGGEGSNGKVGDQNELVFRDKNLKVHRHSQEHIGGDLKLLVGGIDGPGNQDVHIQASRKEKVDADSHLSVGGKRNEQVGDTWSITVGKDVQLKVGSNHALEAGKEIHLSAPKVVIEASQGLTLKVGGNFITIDAASISVMGTVVNLNSGGAPLNGSGVNAAAPETPADAQPTAPTPADSGRQ is encoded by the coding sequence ATGGTTGCAAGGTCCTCATTCCTGAGCAGCACGGCGGTGTTCCGGTTCGAGGTGACCGGCTGCGCGGCGGAGCTGCGGGTCACGCGCTTCTCCGGGCAGGAGGCGCTGTCCGGCCTCTTCGAATTCCACCTGGAGCTGGCCAGCACGAGCCCGGCGCTGGACTTCGACAGCATCGTCGGCAAGCCGGCGCTGCTGACGGTGCTGGGAGACAAGGGGCCCCGGAGCGTGCACGGCATGGTGTGCCGCTTCGAGCAGGTACAGGCACTCCCCCGCTACACCCTGTATCGGGCCACGCTGGTGCCGCAGGTCTGGCGGCTGAGGCACCGGCAGGACTGCCGCATCTTCCAGGGGATGACGACGCCGGACATCCTCAAGAAGGTGCTGGCGGCGGCGGGCATCGCGGGCGACCAGTACCGGGTGGCACTGAGCGGCAGCTACGAGCCGCGGGACTACTGCGTGCAGTACCGCGAGTCCGACTGGGCCTTCATGAGCCGGCTCATGGAGGAGGACGGCATCTTCTACTTCTTCGAGCACTCGCCGGACGGGCACGTGCTGGTGATGGGAGATGCCGCAAGCGCCTTCAAGGCGATTCCAGCCGAGCTGATTCCCTTCCGGCACAGCACGGGGATGGTGACGGACGGGGACCACGTGGAGCGCTTCCGCTTCACGGAGGAGGTGCAGCCGGGGCAGGTGGCGCTGCGCGACTTCAACTTCAAGCGTCCGAACATGCCCATGGAGGTGAAGGGCACGGGGGCGAAGGACGCGGACCTGGAGGTGTACGACTACCCGGGCGAGTACCAGCTGCCGGGCCGGGGCTCGCCGGCCAAGGGCGCGACGCTGGCACAGGTGCGGATGGAGGAGTGGCAGGCGCTACGGGTGGAGGGGCACGGAGAGAGCGACTGCGAGCGCTTCGTGCCTGGAGGAATGTTCACGCTGACGGGCCATGCGCGGAAGCTCTTCAATCGCCGCCATCTCCTGACAGGGGTGGCGCATGAGGGCTACCAACCGCAGGTGCTGGAGGAGGAGTCTGGGGTTGGCGGGCAGCTGAGCTACTCCAACCACTTCTCGTGCCTGCCGGAGGACGTACCGTACCGGCCGGCGCGGGTGACGCCGAAGCCGGTGGTGCGAGGTATCCAGACGGCCATCGTGGTGGGGCCCTCGGGCGAGGAGATCTACACGGACGAGTTCGGCCGGGTGAAGGTCCAGTTCCACTGGGACCGCGAGGGCAAGCGTGACGAGAAGAGTTCCTGCTGGGTCCGGGTCAGCCAGCCCTGGGGCGGCGAGGCCTGGGGCGGCATGTTCATCCCGCGCATCGGCCAGGAAGTGGTGGTGGATTTCATCGAAGGAGACCCGGACCGGCCACTGATTACGGGGCGTGTGTACAACGGAATCAACCCCACGCCCTACCCGCTCCCTGACGAGAAGACCAAGAGCACCTTGCGCACCAATACCTCGCCCGGGGGCCAGGGCTTCAACGAGCTGCGCTTCGAGGACAAGAAGGGTGCCGAGCAGGTGTTCATCCACTCCCAGCGCAACATGGACGTGCACGTCAAACACGACTCCATGGAGAACATCCTCAACGACCGTCATCAGACCATCGGCGGCGAGGGAAGCAATGGGAAGGTCGGAGACCAGAACGAGCTGGTCTTCCGGGACAAGAACCTCAAGGTGCACCGCCACAGCCAGGAGCACATCGGCGGAGACCTGAAGCTGCTGGTGGGTGGCATTGATGGACCGGGCAACCAGGACGTCCACATCCAGGCCAGCCGCAAGGAGAAGGTGGACGCGGACAGCCACCTGTCGGTGGGGGGCAAGCGCAACGAGCAGGTGGGGGACACCTGGTCCATCACCGTGGGCAAGGACGTGCAGCTCAAGGTGGGCAGCAACCACGCGCTGGAAGCCGGCAAGGAGATTCACCTGAGCGCCCCCAAAGTGGTCATCGAGGCGTCGCAGGGCCTGACCTTGAAGGTGGGAGGCAACTTCATCACCATCGACGCGGCGAGCATCTCCGTGATGGGGACGGTGGTGAACCTCAACAGCGGAGGAGCGCCGCTCAACGGCAGTGGCGTGAACGCAGCCGCGCCAGAGACACCGGCGGATGCGCAACCCACGGCGCCCACGCCGGCCGACAGTGGGCGCCAGTAA
- the tssG gene encoding type VI secretion system baseplate subunit TssG — translation MDTAQRREDDLLAATAQQLAPQASQFGFFELVAYLERLTPDAVRVGDLGPVLEERIRFRHDPSLAFASGDVSAVTLRQMPARPDVPDSKRPLFEVVTTFLGLTGASSPLPSQMAEEVAQEDPDHPVRREFLDLFHHRLLSLLFRVLCRYRVTSELTSDCTDEWSRRMLSLAGLDTYEKERPGTLPPWRLLRIAHLLACHTRSAERLELALTDLLGEHLGEARVTVNQFVGRWVDIDARTQLGRAHRQLGRNFLLGSKAVDRMGRFQIEIGPLPPRTWQRLLPEGDLFPQARELVELFIRDPLEYSFELFLAESVQQSFQLTSNEPRRLGRDTWIGTNRRMHVSVPGSS, via the coding sequence GTGGACACCGCGCAACGGCGCGAAGATGATCTGCTAGCCGCGACGGCGCAGCAGCTTGCGCCGCAGGCCTCGCAGTTTGGCTTCTTCGAGCTCGTGGCCTACCTGGAGCGGCTGACGCCGGACGCGGTCCGCGTGGGAGACCTCGGGCCGGTGTTGGAGGAGCGCATCCGCTTCCGGCATGATCCGTCGCTGGCCTTCGCGTCGGGAGATGTCAGCGCAGTCACGCTGCGCCAGATGCCCGCCCGGCCGGACGTCCCGGACTCGAAGCGGCCGCTCTTCGAGGTGGTCACCACCTTCCTCGGGCTCACCGGCGCGAGCAGCCCCCTGCCCTCGCAGATGGCCGAGGAGGTGGCGCAGGAGGACCCGGACCACCCCGTCCGCCGCGAGTTCCTGGACCTGTTCCACCACCGGCTGCTGTCACTCTTGTTTCGGGTGCTCTGCCGCTACCGGGTGACGAGCGAGCTGACCTCGGACTGCACGGACGAATGGTCCCGGCGGATGCTGAGCCTCGCGGGCCTGGACACCTACGAGAAGGAGCGGCCGGGCACGCTGCCGCCGTGGCGGCTCTTGCGCATCGCACACCTGCTGGCGTGCCACACGCGCTCGGCGGAGCGGCTGGAGCTGGCACTGACAGACCTTCTGGGCGAGCACCTGGGCGAGGCGCGAGTCACGGTGAACCAGTTCGTGGGGCGGTGGGTGGACATCGACGCGCGCACGCAACTGGGGCGGGCGCACCGCCAGCTCGGCCGCAACTTCCTGCTGGGAAGCAAGGCGGTGGACCGCATGGGGCGCTTCCAGATCGAGATTGGCCCGCTGCCGCCGCGCACGTGGCAACGACTGCTGCCGGAAGGAGACCTCTTCCCGCAGGCGCGCGAGCTGGTGGAGCTCTTCATCCGCGACCCGCTCGAGTACAGCTTCGAGCTGTTCCTGGCAGAAAGCGTGCAGCAGTCCTTCCAGCTGACCAGCAACGAGCCGCGCCGGCTCGGCCGCGACACGTGGATTGGCACGAACCGGCGCATGCACGTGAGTGTTCCCGGCTCTTCGTGA
- the tssF gene encoding type VI secretion system baseplate subunit TssF, protein MFSKYYMSELAYLREMGRAFGLSNPGVAGHLIEGGADPDVERLLEGFAFLTARIRERVENDIPELVHVLADLLLPHYLRPLPACTIVELTPQVRALRGRTRVVAGTELAARPIDGTSCTFRTTADVDLLPITLEDVVLDRSSATSPVLHLVFETTEQGRTELFKPGGSLRLFIHAELVTSSHILLWLLRYCGGVQLRGASGRTVRLGPDAIHPVGFDRDFRLLPWPNAPEGYRQLQEYLTLPDKFVFFEVRHLEAARGIIQEDRFEVSFLLERPPATEARIGRETFRLHCAPAINLFPASAHPIRHRTLDREHLLRAADLPAEHAEIYSVDSVTGIRTGRNERHHYKPFYDFAHAMAEEDRQRTFYRLRRALSPVHEGIDTWLQLDTARDVAAPLGEELLSVELTCTNRSLPARLQVGDVCLPTPSSPINARFRNITPVSRPTRPPLGTELHWRLLSHLAANQQSLSDAAALRRLLDLYNFHALTDNLAARTNRLRINALRSAQVRAGTRFLDGVAVRGNRTLLELDESGFLGVGDAFLFGCILDELLATNVTLNAFHELAVRLHPSQTEYTWTPRNGAKMIC, encoded by the coding sequence ATGTTCAGCAAGTACTACATGAGTGAGCTCGCCTACCTGCGCGAGATGGGACGGGCGTTTGGCCTATCCAACCCAGGCGTCGCCGGCCATCTCATCGAGGGAGGGGCGGACCCGGATGTGGAGCGCCTTCTGGAGGGCTTTGCCTTTCTCACCGCGCGCATCCGCGAGCGGGTCGAGAATGACATTCCCGAGCTGGTGCATGTGCTGGCGGACCTGCTGCTTCCCCACTACCTGCGCCCACTGCCGGCGTGCACCATCGTCGAGCTGACGCCGCAAGTCAGGGCCCTGCGCGGGCGCACCCGGGTCGTGGCGGGCACGGAACTGGCGGCGCGCCCCATAGACGGCACCTCCTGCACCTTCCGCACCACGGCGGACGTGGATCTGCTTCCCATCACCCTGGAGGACGTGGTGCTGGACCGCTCCTCCGCCACGTCGCCCGTCCTGCACCTGGTCTTCGAGACCACCGAGCAGGGCCGCACGGAGCTCTTCAAGCCCGGCGGCAGCCTGAGGCTGTTCATCCACGCGGAGCTGGTCACCAGCTCGCACATCTTGCTGTGGCTGCTGCGCTACTGCGGCGGGGTACAGCTGCGCGGAGCATCAGGGCGCACGGTACGGCTGGGGCCAGACGCCATCCACCCGGTCGGCTTCGACCGGGACTTCCGCCTGCTCCCCTGGCCCAATGCGCCTGAGGGCTACCGCCAGCTCCAGGAGTACCTCACGCTGCCGGACAAGTTCGTCTTCTTCGAGGTCCGGCACCTGGAAGCCGCCCGGGGCATCATCCAGGAGGACCGGTTCGAGGTGTCCTTCCTGCTGGAGCGTCCACCAGCGACGGAGGCGCGCATCGGCCGGGAGACGTTCCGGCTCCACTGCGCGCCGGCCATCAACCTGTTCCCCGCCTCTGCACACCCCATCCGCCACCGGACACTGGACCGCGAGCACCTGCTGAGGGCCGCAGACCTGCCTGCGGAGCACGCGGAGATCTACTCGGTGGACTCGGTGACGGGCATCCGCACGGGTCGCAACGAGCGGCACCACTACAAGCCCTTCTACGACTTCGCCCATGCAATGGCCGAGGAGGACCGGCAGCGAACCTTCTACCGCCTGCGGCGCGCCCTGTCGCCCGTGCACGAGGGTATCGACACGTGGCTGCAGCTGGACACGGCCCGGGACGTCGCGGCGCCGCTCGGGGAGGAGCTGCTGTCAGTGGAGCTGACGTGCACCAACCGCTCCCTGCCCGCGCGGCTCCAGGTGGGGGACGTCTGCCTGCCCACGCCCTCGTCCCCCATCAACGCCCGCTTCCGCAACATTACCCCCGTGAGCCGCCCCACCCGGCCCCCCCTGGGCACCGAGCTGCATTGGCGCCTGCTGTCGCATCTGGCCGCAAACCAGCAGTCCCTGTCGGACGCCGCGGCGCTACGACGGCTGCTGGACCTCTACAACTTCCATGCGCTGACGGACAACCTGGCGGCGCGTACCAACCGGCTGCGAATCAACGCGCTGCGCTCGGCCCAGGTGCGCGCGGGCACCCGCTTCCTGGACGGGGTGGCCGTGCGCGGCAACCGCACCCTGCTGGAGCTAGATGAGTCCGGCTTCCTGGGCGTGGGAGACGCCTTCCTCTTTGGTTGCATCCTCGACGAGCTGCTCGCCACCAACGTCACGCTCAACGCGTTCCACGAACTGGCCGTCCGCCTCCACCCCTCTCAGACGGAGTACACGTGGACACCGCGCAACGGCGCGAAGATGATCTGCTAG
- the tssE gene encoding type VI secretion system baseplate subunit TssE, which yields MAIRGLLSRLDVVDPHAPRQSNPVEPVVEHLKMLLNTRKGQVASNPDYGIPDFNEVVHSFPAAIHRLQGFIQQAIEAFEPRLNNVIVLHVEGENEPFALQFEITAQLVHQDSQGQVRLRTRVGTNGRMELS from the coding sequence ATGGCCATCCGCGGACTTCTGTCCCGCCTTGACGTGGTGGACCCTCATGCGCCCCGACAGTCCAACCCCGTGGAACCAGTCGTTGAGCACCTGAAAATGCTGCTCAACACGCGCAAGGGTCAGGTCGCGTCCAACCCGGACTACGGCATTCCGGACTTCAACGAAGTGGTCCACAGCTTTCCGGCGGCAATCCACCGCCTGCAGGGCTTCATTCAGCAGGCGATCGAGGCATTCGAACCGCGGCTGAACAACGTGATTGTCCTCCACGTGGAAGGTGAAAACGAGCCCTTCGCTCTGCAATTCGAAATCACGGCGCAGCTCGTACACCAGGACTCACAGGGACAGGTGCGCCTGCGCACGCGAGTGGGGACCAATGGGCGGATGGAGTTGAGCTGA